AACAAGGCAATGCTGCTAGCAAGAAGCAGGTGACGAGAAAAAGACATAATCTGAGTTAGTAGCCCGTTTGACGAGTGATGGTTTGAGTATATAAAAAAAACGCCTGCTAGCGAGCAGGCGTTTGATGTTTGTGACTCAAAGTCAGCAATTAGAAGTCGTAACGTAGACCTAGTGCTAGTTCGTCTTCAGAATCTGCTTTACCGATTTTGTGACCGTCAACGTTCTTATCATCTGCTGATAGAAGGTTGAAGTTGTACGATACATAACCGCGGAAGTTTGGCTTGAAGTAGTAAGTTGCATCAATTGCGATGTTATCTACAGCATCCGCTTTTTGACCAGAAGTTTTGTCTTTCGCTTCTAGGTAGTTGTATGTAGTGGTAAACACTGCTTGGTTGTAAGTGTATGCCGCTGCAAATTCGTAACCAGTGTTATCAATTTTCTCGCCGTTTGCTTTGTCTTTATCTTGACCATCAACAAACGTACCTGCGAAGTAGAAATCGTTGATAGTGTAAGATGCCGCTAGCATATATTGGCTACGATCCAATAGCACATCGTAATTGCCGCTGTCTTTTACGCTTTCAAATGCTTGGTTGCCATCTGCGTAACCTGCACCTAGTTTTACGCCGCTCTCGCCTAGCGCGTAGATTGCTGATAGTGAGTAGCCATCTGCATCGTTGTCAGATAGGTCACCATTAGCTGCTTCAAGACGGTCAGCAAAGCGGTAGCTTGCTTTTACACCTAGGTCAGCAAATTGACCTTTGTATGAAATCATGTTGTCTGAACGGTCTGCTACAGCGATTTTGTATGCTGCAGAGTTACCGTGGTAAGCCATGATATCCGTAAAGTCAGTGATAACGCCTAGTGCACCGTCGTTTTTACCGTAAGTGATTTCACCAAATGCACCACCTAGACCAGCGTATGCGTAACGGTTAGTTAGGTCGTTTGCGTCAGTATCAGTCGCGCGGCCATCATCGTTAGTGTTGAATTCACCTTCGTAGAAACCTACACCGTATAGACCGTCAGTGATTTGCGCTTTACCTAGGAAGTTTAGACGTACACGAGTCTTGTCTTCAGCTTTGCCATCTTTAAGTGATAGACGCGCTTCAGCGCGACCACCCATAGCGATCGAGTTGCCGTCTTGGTTGTAGATTTCAGAAGCGTTAGCGCCAGTTGCCAATGCTGCTGCTGATACTGCTAGGGCAATCAGAGTTTTGTTCATCTTAGTAATCCTAATTTATTGTCCATAAATATTGTTATGTCGAAATGAAGCAGAATTGTCCGGTACGCTTCGATTTCTTGCTTGAGTGCCACGCATACGTTTGACGTTTGATAAATCAATGAGTTGATGCTGAGGCATTTCGTGAATCAAGTTGTACCGCCAAAGTTCCCTATCTCGTTAGTAAAACGATATAAATTTGGATTTTGAACGCTGTTTTATTTGCCTGTTGTTTGTCTATGTGTATGTTATATAAAGTTTATTTTTGAATTTTTTCTTGCTGTTAAATTAGGCGTTATTTTGTTTTTTTTAGTCTTTTTGATTTAGAGTGAGGCGTGAGTTTGCATGTTTAGAAGTCAGAAATGTGACCGAATGTAAGATCAACACAGAGACAAATGGATTTAAGATGATTTAGCCGACAAGTTTGTTTACACTAGACTAAATGAATATGTGTATCGACTACCTAGTTCCTTGGAGCTGGGTAGTTTTATTTTGTCCAAAGCGTGCTTTGGCATAGAGGTATATGATGGAAAAGGTTCCAATGACAGTTGCTGGCGAGCAAAAGCTGCGCCAAGAACTTGATAGATTATTAAAGCTTCGTCCAAAGATTTCTGAAGCAATTGCAGAAGCGCGTGAATTGGGCGACTTGAAAGAAAACGCTGAGTATCATGCTGCTCGTGAAGAGCAGGGTATCTGTGAAGCTCAAATTCGTGACATTGAATATAAGCTATCTGTCGCGCAAGTTATCGACGTAACTAAGATGGAAAACACTGGTAAGATTATCTTTGGTGCGACCGTTACGCTGATTGATTGCGATACAGAAGACGAAAAAACTTACCAAATCGTCGGTGACGATGAAGCGGACATTAAGAGTGGCCGTATTTCAGTAAGTTCACCAATTGCACGAGGCCTTATCGGTAAAATGGAAGGCGATGAAGTTGTTATCTCTACGCCTGGCGGTGAGCGCGACTTCGAAATTGATCGCGTTGAATACATTTAAATGTATTGATTGGTTCAAATGCAAAAAGGTCGCCTAGGCGACCTTTTTGTTGCGTTGTCATCGAGCAATTACTTACGTGGAAGCTCGATTTTGCGCTCTTCAGTTTGGCGGAAAAGAATCAGTGTCTTACCGATCACTTGTACTTTTT
This is a stretch of genomic DNA from Vibrio panuliri. It encodes these proteins:
- a CDS encoding porin translates to MNKTLIALAVSAAALATGANASEIYNQDGNSIAMGGRAEARLSLKDGKAEDKTRVRLNFLGKAQITDGLYGVGFYEGEFNTNDDGRATDTDANDLTNRYAYAGLGGAFGEITYGKNDGALGVITDFTDIMAYHGNSAAYKIAVADRSDNMISYKGQFADLGVKASYRFADRLEAANGDLSDNDADGYSLSAIYALGESGVKLGAGYADGNQAFESVKDSGNYDVLLDRSQYMLAASYTINDFYFAGTFVDGQDKDKANGEKIDNTGYEFAAAYTYNQAVFTTTYNYLEAKDKTSGQKADAVDNIAIDATYYFKPNFRGYVSYNFNLLSADDKNVDGHKIGKADSEDELALGLRYDF
- the greA gene encoding transcription elongation factor GreA, translated to MEKVPMTVAGEQKLRQELDRLLKLRPKISEAIAEARELGDLKENAEYHAAREEQGICEAQIRDIEYKLSVAQVIDVTKMENTGKIIFGATVTLIDCDTEDEKTYQIVGDDEADIKSGRISVSSPIARGLIGKMEGDEVVISTPGGERDFEIDRVEYI